In Methanofollis fontis, the following proteins share a genomic window:
- a CDS encoding transketolase C-terminal domain-containing protein: protein MLTIATGNKAVAAAVKEAKPSVVAAYPITPQTEIIEQIAQYVSSGEADMEYIPVESEHSAMAACIGAAVTGVRTFTATSSHGLLYMHEMLHWAAGARLPIVMANVNRALGPGWNTWAEHTDAFSQRDTGWLQVFVGTVQEAYDATLMAFRIAEDERVLLPVMVNLDGFSLSHIMQSLETVEVGDFIPPNRLPHAIDIENPMGYGPMTGPADYFRFRWDIERSMRDSRTVIQETEAAFAEQFGRKYGPTEDYRCEDADVVVVSMGTLGKEAEVAVDLLREEGVKAGSMRLRWFRPFPDLDLKGREVVVIDRDYSFGYGGVVAASIRAKTGVECYNVIAGLGGQEVTYDDIAGFVRERRIGEEHWFGVNE, encoded by the coding sequence ATGCTGACGATTGCAACCGGGAACAAGGCCGTGGCAGCGGCCGTAAAGGAGGCGAAACCCTCCGTGGTGGCCGCCTACCCGATCACCCCGCAGACCGAGATCATCGAGCAGATCGCCCAGTATGTCTCATCCGGCGAGGCCGATATGGAGTATATCCCGGTGGAGAGCGAGCACTCGGCGATGGCCGCCTGTATCGGCGCCGCCGTCACGGGCGTGCGGACCTTCACCGCCACGAGCTCCCACGGGCTGCTCTACATGCACGAGATGCTCCACTGGGCGGCGGGCGCCCGCCTGCCCATCGTGATGGCGAACGTGAACCGCGCCCTGGGGCCGGGCTGGAACACCTGGGCCGAGCACACGGACGCCTTCTCCCAGCGCGACACCGGGTGGCTCCAGGTCTTCGTCGGCACCGTGCAGGAGGCCTACGACGCCACCCTGATGGCCTTCAGGATCGCCGAGGACGAGCGGGTGCTGCTGCCGGTGATGGTGAACCTGGACGGCTTCTCGCTCTCGCATATCATGCAGTCGCTCGAGACCGTTGAGGTCGGGGACTTCATCCCGCCAAACCGCCTCCCCCACGCCATCGACATCGAGAACCCGATGGGTTACGGGCCGATGACCGGGCCGGCCGACTACTTCCGGTTCCGCTGGGACATCGAGCGCTCGATGCGGGACTCCAGGACAGTGATCCAGGAGACCGAGGCGGCATTCGCCGAGCAGTTTGGACGGAAATACGGCCCGACCGAGGACTATCGCTGTGAGGATGCCGATGTCGTCGTGGTCTCGATGGGCACCCTCGGCAAGGAGGCCGAGGTGGCCGTGGACCTCCTCAGGGAGGAGGGCGTGAAGGCCGGTTCGATGCGGCTGCGCTGGTTCCGGCCCTTCCCTGACCTCGACCTGAAGGGCAGGGAGGTCGTGGTGATCGACCGCGACTACTCCTTCGGCTACGGCGGTGTTGTGGCGGCCTCGATCCGGGCGAAGACCGGCGTCGAGTGCTACAACGTCATCGCCGGCCTGGGCGGACAGGAGGTCACCTACGACGATATCGCCGGTTTCGTGAGGGAACGGCGGATCGGCGAGGAGCACTGGTTCGGGGTGAACGAATAA
- a CDS encoding thiamine pyrophosphate-dependent enzyme: MITISEIPKEEYLKPCTAACAGCSSSLCLRYVLKAAGPDTVLVIPACCTSVIQGMYPNTSFNVPVYNIAFAAAAACASGMSRAFRSEGKKTNVIVYAGDGGTVDIGIQALSGAFERGTDFLYICYDNEAYGNTGMQRSGSTPLGALTTTTPAGKTEYKKDLDRIVAAHNPPYMATASSAYPLDLYKKVKKALSIEGPKFIHIMAPCPPGWRYDSDRTIEIGKLAVKTGMWVLWEREHGNLTVSGPSKGAMARPQPIDEYIKAQGRFKAATPEIINELQQTVTKNLERIRKEAEGIC, from the coding sequence TTGATCACTATTTCTGAGATTCCAAAAGAGGAGTACCTGAAGCCCTGCACGGCGGCATGTGCGGGATGCAGCTCGTCCCTCTGCCTCCGCTATGTGCTGAAGGCGGCCGGCCCGGACACCGTGCTGGTCATCCCCGCCTGTTGCACCAGCGTCATACAGGGGATGTATCCGAACACCTCGTTCAATGTCCCGGTCTACAACATCGCCTTTGCGGCGGCGGCGGCCTGCGCCTCCGGGATGAGCCGGGCATTCAGGAGCGAGGGGAAGAAGACGAACGTCATCGTGTATGCCGGAGACGGCGGCACGGTGGATATCGGCATCCAGGCGCTTTCCGGCGCCTTTGAGCGCGGCACGGACTTTCTTTACATCTGCTACGACAACGAGGCCTACGGGAACACCGGGATGCAGCGCTCGGGTTCGACGCCGCTCGGCGCACTGACGACGACGACACCGGCCGGAAAGACCGAATACAAAAAGGACCTCGACCGGATCGTCGCCGCCCACAACCCGCCCTATATGGCGACCGCATCCAGCGCCTATCCCCTGGACCTCTATAAGAAGGTGAAAAAGGCGCTCTCCATCGAGGGGCCGAAGTTCATCCACATCATGGCGCCCTGCCCACCGGGCTGGCGCTATGACTCGGACCGCACCATCGAGATCGGCAAACTCGCCGTCAAGACCGGGATGTGGGTGCTCTGGGAGCGGGAGCACGGCAACCTGACCGTTTCCGGCCCCTCGAAAGGGGCGATGGCCCGCCCGCAGCCCATCGACGAGTATATCAAGGCGCAGGGCCGGTTCAAGGCGGCGACACCGGAGATCATCAACGAACTCCAGCAGACCGTCACGAAAAACCTTGAGCGGATCAGAAAGGAGGCCGAGGGCATATGCTGA
- the truA gene encoding tRNA pseudouridine(38-40) synthase TruA: MRCAFRIGYWGEQFFGSQVQPDVRTVEGEVAAACRRLGLFDDPKEAGFTSAGRTDRGVHAAAQVVAFTTDLPGRAVAALPHELPKDIWCTGWAAVHDRFNPRKEALARTYRYYFGEHPGDLAAMNRAAALFVGEHDFTLFSRKSERSPIRRVLATSVAEEEGACVFQVTAESFLWNMVRCMAGALDAVGRGECGADGIADLLTGRGGRRPAAAPPHGLILTDVDYGFAFTPVRPSRKAMAALENRGRELRQKEGANRELHRFCLDVPREQAVDDELRHLP; encoded by the coding sequence ATGAGATGTGCGTTCAGGATCGGCTACTGGGGGGAGCAGTTCTTCGGCTCCCAGGTCCAGCCCGACGTCAGGACCGTGGAGGGAGAGGTGGCGGCCGCCTGCCGCCGCCTCGGTCTCTTCGACGACCCAAAAGAGGCGGGTTTCACCTCTGCCGGCCGCACCGACCGCGGGGTGCATGCTGCCGCCCAGGTCGTCGCCTTCACGACCGATCTGCCCGGACGGGCGGTGGCCGCCCTGCCCCACGAACTCCCGAAGGACATCTGGTGCACCGGATGGGCGGCGGTCCACGACCGCTTCAACCCCAGAAAGGAGGCGCTCGCCCGCACCTACCGCTATTATTTCGGTGAACACCCCGGCGACCTTGCGGCGATGAACAGGGCGGCGGCGCTGTTCGTCGGGGAGCACGACTTCACGCTGTTTTCACGAAAAAGCGAACGTTCCCCCATCAGAAGGGTGCTCGCCACTTCGGTCGCAGAAGAGGAGGGGGCCTGCGTCTTCCAGGTGACGGCGGAGAGTTTTCTCTGGAACATGGTGCGCTGCATGGCCGGCGCCCTCGACGCCGTCGGGCGGGGGGAATGCGGGGCGGATGGAATCGCCGACCTCCTCACCGGCAGGGGCGGGAGGCGCCCGGCGGCCGCACCCCCGCACGGTCTGATCCTCACCGATGTCGACTACGGATTCGCCTTCACTCCCGTCCGCCCGTCACGAAAGGCAATGGCGGCACTCGAAAACAGGGGGCGGGAACTCCGCCAGAAAGAGGGGGCGAACCGGGAATTACACCGGTTCTGCCTGGATGTCCCGCGGGAGCAGGCGGTCGATGACGAACTGCGGCACCTGCCCTGA
- a CDS encoding PHP domain-containing protein, whose protein sequence is MLRCDLHIHTRYSRDGESSVEDILRRAEQVGLDAVAITDHDSVEGALHAMRCEHRIIVIPGTEISTKQGHLLALGVTEAFPKGIDFFLAVKRAREAGAVLILPHPFHMWRHGVGRKLRAGLSTVDAIEVFNSRYITGTANQKAARIARRLGKPAVGGSDAHHARFVGYGYTLVDAEPNVDSILTAIREGRTSAGGQMTPISSYTRQSMKSSWKRVQARIPR, encoded by the coding sequence ATGCTGAGGTGCGATCTGCACATCCATACCAGGTATTCCCGCGACGGGGAGAGCAGTGTCGAGGATATTCTCCGGAGGGCCGAACAGGTTGGGCTTGACGCCGTTGCGATCACCGACCACGACAGCGTGGAGGGGGCGCTCCATGCCATGAGATGCGAGCACCGGATCATCGTCATACCCGGCACCGAGATCTCCACAAAACAGGGGCACCTCCTGGCGCTCGGGGTCACCGAGGCGTTCCCGAAGGGGATAGACTTTTTTCTGGCAGTGAAGCGGGCCAGAGAGGCCGGGGCGGTGCTGATCCTCCCCCACCCCTTCCATATGTGGCGGCACGGTGTCGGGCGCAAACTGCGGGCCGGACTCTCGACCGTCGACGCCATCGAGGTCTTCAACAGCCGCTACATCACGGGCACGGCGAACCAGAAGGCCGCCAGGATCGCAAGGCGCCTCGGAAAACCGGCTGTCGGCGGGAGTGATGCCCACCACGCCCGTTTTGTCGGCTACGGCTACACCCTGGTCGATGCGGAGCCCAACGTTGATTCGATCCTGACGGCGATCCGGGAGGGGCGCACCTCTGCCGGCGGCCAGATGACCCCGATCAGCTCGTATACCAGACAGTCCATGAAGAGTTCGTGGAAGAGGGTCCAGGCCAGGATACCCAGATGA
- a CDS encoding PAS domain-containing protein — protein sequence MAGIAGTSIQECGSSSYLHFSIFNESSDGIALQDAEGKILWMNEQLCEMIGRPDSPVAGTDAVTFMLSHFAAAAELRPLFPRLLKTTYENGLSLRGIPCRTRAGGVDICYSSQEMGTGLFGGLRLNTFRLRDPVPTAPQDLSSLPRRDLHANPASDRLIDRRYRQKGRPGP from the coding sequence ATGGCGGGCATTGCCGGAACCAGCATTCAGGAGTGTGGTTCTTCTTCATATCTTCATTTTTCAATATTCAATGAGTCCAGTGACGGCATTGCACTACAGGATGCCGAAGGAAAGATCCTGTGGATGAACGAGCAGCTCTGCGAGATGATCGGCCGTCCCGACTCCCCGGTTGCCGGTACGGATGCGGTCACCTTCATGCTCTCGCACTTTGCCGCCGCAGCGGAGTTGCGTCCGCTCTTTCCGCGTCTATTGAAAACGACCTATGAAAACGGCCTCTCGCTGAGGGGAATCCCCTGCAGGACAAGGGCTGGCGGGGTGGATATCTGTTATTCGAGCCAGGAGATGGGGACCGGTCTGTTTGGCGGTCTGCGCCTCAATACCTTCAGGCTCAGGGATCCCGTTCCGACCGCCCCTCAAGACTTATCCTCTCTGCCGCGAAGGGATCTGCATGCGAATCCTGCTTCCGACCGGCTCATTGACCGCCGATATCGTCAGAAAGGCCGCCCGGGGCCATGA
- a CDS encoding dihydropteroate synthase-like protein — MRILLPTGSLTADIVRKAARGHDAEVAVTGEIAAFLTPADLGALIASGDYDLVIVPGMATASFASVEEESGVPIVMGPRHAADLGMVLGLLGTVALSRTLPADDLIATERRKAAYGRIAEAEAEAEPDFVVRGVKIGGGSRMKVLAEIMDAHRHPALREGVEDFFARGADIVDLGFGFDASPADVERCFAVLEGIGRPLAADTQDPLLIRAALDRADLILSLHEGNIPEVGAAVAAAGAAAVVVPGTAGLAENLRAARDVGVEALIADPLLQPAGSGFAASLAGFGDRGVPLFFGAGNVVELIDADSVGVNALLAACAHEVGAAVVFTSEHSDKTRGSVAEMRRATEMMGALGDHPYPKDLGIDLFVLKEKRRRREPLPVGEAVDVPPAPDGFVPDPAGNIRIGADEGWILAEHEGRVYRGRTAADVVSALIENGCVSRLDHAAYLGRELARAEVALLLGRSYVQDGPF, encoded by the coding sequence ATGCGAATCCTGCTTCCGACCGGCTCATTGACCGCCGATATCGTCAGAAAGGCCGCCCGGGGCCATGATGCCGAGGTCGCCGTGACCGGCGAGATCGCCGCATTCCTCACCCCCGCCGACCTGGGAGCGCTCATCGCCTCCGGCGACTACGACCTGGTGATCGTGCCCGGCATGGCCACGGCCAGTTTTGCATCTGTCGAGGAGGAGAGCGGGGTGCCGATCGTGATGGGGCCGCGGCATGCCGCCGACCTCGGCATGGTGCTCGGCCTCCTGGGGACGGTCGCCCTCTCCCGCACGCTCCCGGCCGACGACCTCATCGCCACCGAGCGGCGGAAGGCGGCCTACGGGCGGATCGCTGAGGCGGAGGCGGAGGCTGAGCCCGATTTCGTGGTCCGCGGGGTGAAGATCGGTGGGGGGTCCAGGATGAAGGTGCTCGCCGAGATCATGGACGCCCACCGCCACCCGGCGTTGCGGGAGGGGGTGGAGGATTTCTTCGCCCGCGGGGCGGACATCGTGGACCTCGGCTTCGGCTTCGACGCCTCTCCTGCGGATGTCGAACGCTGTTTTGCGGTCCTCGAGGGGATAGGCCGCCCGCTGGCCGCCGATACCCAGGACCCCCTCCTGATCCGTGCGGCGCTCGACAGGGCGGACCTCATCCTCTCCCTCCATGAAGGAAACATCCCCGAGGTGGGGGCGGCGGTGGCGGCGGCGGGTGCTGCGGCCGTCGTCGTGCCGGGCACGGCGGGTCTTGCCGAGAACCTCCGGGCCGCCCGGGACGTCGGGGTCGAGGCCCTGATCGCCGACCCCCTCCTCCAGCCTGCAGGTTCGGGATTTGCGGCCTCGCTTGCCGGTTTCGGGGATCGCGGCGTCCCCCTCTTCTTCGGGGCGGGAAATGTCGTCGAACTCATCGACGCCGATTCGGTCGGGGTGAATGCCCTGCTCGCCGCCTGTGCGCACGAGGTGGGGGCGGCGGTGGTGTTCACCAGCGAGCACTCGGACAAGACACGGGGGTCGGTGGCGGAGATGCGGCGGGCGACCGAGATGATGGGCGCCCTCGGCGACCACCCCTACCCCAAGGACCTGGGGATCGACCTCTTCGTGCTCAAGGAGAAACGCCGCCGCCGCGAGCCCCTGCCGGTCGGCGAGGCGGTCGACGTCCCGCCGGCTCCGGACGGCTTCGTGCCCGACCCGGCGGGAAATATCAGGATAGGGGCCGATGAGGGCTGGATCCTGGCCGAGCACGAGGGCCGGGTCTACCGGGGGCGCACCGCCGCCGACGTGGTCTCGGCGCTCATCGAAAACGGCTGCGTCTCGCGCCTGGATCATGCCGCCTACCTGGGGCGGGAACTCGCCCGTGCCGAGGTCGCCCTCCTTCTGGGACGGAGTTATGTGCAGGACGGCCCCTTCTGA
- a CDS encoding Mov34/MPN/PAD-1 family protein, producing the protein MKIRGIAADVLDLLLRLGEESHPYEFAAILTEEDGVITGVDLVPGTVGTEESAHVLLDMLPLGIHNAGSAHSHPNGVLLPSDADLRFFPRTGGRYHLIIGAPYGPSDWACFTADGTPHDLAVIG; encoded by the coding sequence ATGAAGATCAGGGGAATAGCCGCCGACGTCCTCGACCTCCTCCTCAGGCTCGGGGAGGAGAGTCATCCGTATGAGTTCGCCGCCATCCTCACCGAGGAGGACGGCGTCATCACCGGCGTCGACCTGGTGCCCGGAACGGTCGGCACCGAGGAGAGCGCCCATGTGCTCCTGGACATGCTCCCCCTCGGCATCCACAACGCCGGCAGCGCCCACTCCCACCCGAACGGCGTCCTCCTCCCCTCGGACGCCGACCTACGCTTCTTCCCCCGCACCGGCGGGCGCTACCACCTCATCATCGGCGCACCCTACGGCCCGTCCGACTGGGCCTGCTTCACCGCCGACGGCACCCCCCACGACCTGGCGGTGATCGGATGA
- a CDS encoding adenylyltransferase/cytidyltransferase family protein, translated as MRRIVATGTFDILHPGHLFYLAESKRLGDELHVIVARDANVRHKPAPIIPEEQRCAMVQALKPVDHARLGDPVDIFAPIREIDPDVITLGFNQYFREGDLREALRERGLRAEVVRIGRYDGLLASSSQIVGRILSERCPPSP; from the coding sequence ATGAGACGGATCGTTGCCACCGGCACCTTCGACATCCTCCACCCGGGCCACCTCTTCTATCTGGCGGAGTCGAAGCGGCTGGGAGACGAGCTCCACGTGATCGTCGCACGTGACGCCAACGTCCGCCACAAGCCCGCCCCGATCATCCCTGAGGAGCAGCGGTGTGCGATGGTGCAGGCCCTCAAGCCGGTTGACCATGCCCGTCTGGGCGATCCGGTGGACATCTTCGCCCCCATCAGGGAGATCGACCCGGACGTGATCACCCTGGGCTTCAACCAGTACTTCAGGGAGGGCGACCTCAGGGAGGCGTTGCGTGAGCGCGGTCTCCGGGCCGAGGTCGTCAGGATCGGCCGTTATGACGGTCTGCTCGCCAGTTCTTCCCAGATCGTGGGGCGCATCCTCTCCGAGCGCTGCCCCCCCTCCCCCTGA
- a CDS encoding DUF2284 domain-containing protein → MPGDLDAEIERLIACVERRGAVAAPIRAEEIVVADWVRFKCRYGCKGYAKHLSCPPYSPTPEETRRMVANYETALLLRFDGDPAHPDLRPEDVPEDFHPFFHDLIVWVNGTVHALEKVAFYDGFYKAFGFGAYPCIYCETCIPEECGGTVDPSMKRFCRHADVMRPSMEAAGMDVFATARAAGWNFSPIPCENMVYGRILHGRITSIGLVLLE, encoded by the coding sequence ATGCCTGGGGACCTGGATGCCGAGATCGAGAGATTGATCGCCTGTGTGGAGCGCCGGGGTGCGGTTGCGGCGCCGATCAGGGCGGAAGAGATTGTGGTTGCTGACTGGGTGCGTTTCAAATGCCGCTACGGGTGCAAGGGGTATGCAAAACATCTCTCCTGCCCGCCTTATTCGCCGACGCCAGAGGAGACCCGCCGGATGGTTGCGAACTACGAAACCGCCCTGCTGCTCCGCTTCGATGGTGACCCTGCGCACCCCGATCTCAGGCCCGAGGACGTCCCGGAGGACTTCCACCCGTTCTTCCATGACCTGATCGTCTGGGTGAACGGGACGGTGCATGCCCTGGAGAAGGTCGCCTTTTATGACGGCTTCTATAAGGCCTTCGGCTTCGGGGCGTACCCCTGCATCTATTGCGAGACCTGCATCCCTGAGGAGTGCGGGGGGACGGTCGATCCCTCGATGAAACGCTTCTGCCGCCATGCCGATGTGATGCGCCCCTCGATGGAGGCGGCCGGCATGGACGTCTTCGCCACGGCACGGGCGGCGGGCTGGAATTTCAGCCCGATCCCCTGTGAGAACATGGTCTACGGCCGGATCCTCCACGGCCGGATCACCTCGATCGGGCTGGTCCTGCTGGAGTGA
- a CDS encoding small multi-drug export protein, with product MDDAGAAEGEGAVPVRPPLSRFARLGIPLLLYPLYAALVFLLVPADALFYIGLMLAYIVPPVGRETLIPLAAALGYPWWITAASFAYIDITGCLLVALNFDLLLRLPYLGPWLERFCSGGHALFRRHEWIRGLSYAGLFLFVLFPFEGSGGVGGTVAGRLLGLGRRGVVLCVAVGAITGSALYSFGAGALFSQFSGDIVQTVGLLLCVLAGALVLLILRRLRRGDALSPAGTMDEEE from the coding sequence ATGGATGATGCGGGTGCGGCAGAGGGAGAGGGGGCGGTTCCGGTCCGTCCCCCCCTCTCCCGGTTCGCCCGTCTGGGCATTCCCCTGCTGCTCTATCCCCTGTATGCGGCACTCGTCTTTCTTCTTGTCCCTGCCGACGCCCTCTTTTATATCGGGCTGATGCTCGCCTATATCGTCCCACCGGTGGGGCGGGAGACGCTCATACCTCTCGCCGCCGCCCTCGGCTATCCCTGGTGGATCACCGCCGCCTCCTTCGCCTACATCGATATCACCGGATGCCTGCTCGTGGCCCTGAACTTCGACCTCCTGCTCCGCCTCCCCTATCTCGGCCCCTGGCTGGAGCGCTTCTGCAGCGGGGGGCATGCCCTGTTCCGGCGGCACGAGTGGATCCGAGGCCTCTCCTATGCCGGCCTCTTCCTGTTCGTGCTCTTCCCCTTCGAGGGTTCGGGCGGGGTGGGGGGGACGGTGGCCGGACGCCTGCTCGGCCTGGGGCGGCGGGGCGTGGTGCTGTGTGTTGCGGTGGGAGCGATCACCGGGTCGGCGCTCTACTCCTTCGGGGCGGGCGCCCTCTTCAGCCAGTTTTCCGGTGACATCGTCCAGACGGTCGGTCTGCTCCTCTGCGTGCTTGCCGGTGCGCTGGTGCTGCTGATCCTCCGCCGTCTCCGGCGGGGTGATGCTTTATCCCCGGCCGGAACGATGGATGAAGAGGAATGA
- a CDS encoding small multi-drug export protein encodes MIGVLGFWKLPVFRDPTVSRLLRLVIPMGIALVFFLALYLSRPYPEFLVLLGLITAYLLPPAGKESVIPIGIGLGEPWWLIGASTLVMDLCCSLFIALNLDLALRIPIIGGVIGRFMEGGRGYLDARPWLERFSYAGLILFVIIPFQGSGGVNATILGRILGFGIGGAVGCVLVGSAVSSFGIALGAGALLHLFRHDPVWCAAVVAAAALLLGVAWCVWRRIAPSP; translated from the coding sequence ATGATCGGGGTGCTCGGGTTCTGGAAACTGCCGGTATTCAGGGATCCGACGGTTTCCCGCCTGCTCCGTCTCGTGATTCCGATGGGAATCGCCCTGGTGTTTTTCCTTGCCCTCTACCTGAGTCGGCCTTATCCGGAGTTTCTGGTGCTTCTCGGTCTGATCACGGCCTATCTCCTCCCGCCGGCCGGCAAAGAATCGGTGATCCCGATCGGCATCGGGCTCGGCGAACCCTGGTGGCTTATCGGCGCCAGCACCCTGGTGATGGACCTCTGCTGTTCGCTGTTCATCGCCCTCAACCTCGACCTCGCCCTCCGCATCCCGATTATCGGCGGCGTGATCGGGCGGTTCATGGAGGGTGGGAGAGGATACCTGGACGCCCGCCCCTGGCTCGAGCGCTTCTCCTATGCCGGGCTGATCCTGTTTGTCATTATCCCCTTCCAGGGTTCGGGCGGGGTGAACGCCACCATCCTGGGGCGGATCCTGGGGTTCGGGATCGGCGGGGCGGTGGGCTGTGTGCTGGTCGGGAGTGCGGTGAGCAGTTTTGGGATTGCCCTCGGTGCCGGCGCCCTCCTGCACCTTTTCCGGCACGATCCCGTATGGTGTGCGGCGGTGGTGGCGGCCGCCGCCCTCCTGCTCGGGGTCGCATGGTGCGTGTGGCGACGCATCGCTCCCTCCCCCTGA
- a CDS encoding DUF5654 family protein, whose product MTFYEEVLDKIAALMTAAFGLVAALAWNGAIQALFKEMFGEAESLPAMFSYALIVTILAVIATIWIARAAARAKSEKKE is encoded by the coding sequence ATGACCTTTTATGAAGAGGTGCTCGATAAGATTGCGGCCCTGATGACCGCCGCATTCGGGCTGGTTGCCGCACTGGCATGGAACGGCGCCATACAGGCACTGTTCAAAGAGATGTTCGGTGAGGCCGAAAGTCTCCCGGCAATGTTCTCCTATGCCCTGATCGTGACCATCCTTGCCGTCATCGCCACCATCTGGATCGCCAGGGCGGCGGCACGGGCAAAGAGCGAGAAAAAAGAGTGA
- a CDS encoding AAA family ATPase — protein MKIAGIVVRNFKSFRDADVRLGPFSVVIGPNAAGKSNFVEVFSFLSDCARDGLADAVSLQGGAAYIRNLRAPPGEETLVSVVLDADGAPVRVRFFRNGGRVIEASVERCTYSLSLRCSGAACSVVSEEIAASCTYTVVGPGDVSPLCDGMIRLLRSVDGVVTCHVEPAACAPEPDCTPLAAAPLAPDESMLENPVIYPSFSPLVYQVRNFFRDLGHYDIDPRLAKRAAEVSGRASLERDGSNLAVVLRAILADPDRRRRAWGHIRDLLPYIEEVSVEGVTERVVMTTLQERYAPGTIPSFLISDGTINLTAMVVLLYFEDRPVVIIEEPERNIHPHLIARLVAMMQDVSDHLGRQVLVTTHHPEVVKYAGREDILLVRRDDEGNSVISRPSEREDLEVFLETMGIDELYVQDLL, from the coding sequence ATGAAGATAGCGGGGATTGTTGTCCGGAATTTCAAGAGTTTCCGGGATGCAGACGTCCGTCTCGGCCCGTTCTCGGTGGTCATCGGTCCGAACGCCGCCGGGAAATCAAATTTTGTCGAGGTGTTCTCCTTTCTCTCAGACTGCGCACGGGACGGTCTGGCGGACGCCGTCTCCCTCCAGGGCGGGGCAGCCTATATACGAAATCTCAGGGCGCCTCCCGGTGAGGAGACCCTGGTCTCCGTCGTCCTCGATGCCGACGGCGCCCCGGTGCGGGTACGCTTCTTCCGGAACGGCGGGCGGGTGATCGAGGCCTCGGTGGAGCGGTGCACCTACTCCCTCTCCCTCCGCTGTTCGGGCGCAGCCTGCAGTGTGGTCTCGGAGGAGATCGCCGCCTCCTGCACCTATACTGTTGTCGGGCCGGGGGATGTTTCCCCCCTCTGCGACGGAATGATCCGGCTTCTCCGTTCGGTGGACGGGGTGGTCACCTGCCATGTGGAACCGGCGGCATGTGCACCCGAACCGGACTGCACGCCGCTGGCCGCCGCCCCCCTCGCCCCCGACGAGTCGATGCTCGAGAACCCGGTGATCTATCCCTCCTTCTCCCCGCTCGTCTACCAGGTCCGGAACTTCTTCCGCGATCTCGGCCACTATGACATCGATCCTCGGCTGGCAAAACGGGCGGCCGAGGTCTCGGGGCGGGCATCGCTCGAACGTGATGGGAGCAATCTGGCCGTGGTGCTCCGAGCGATCCTGGCCGACCCCGACCGGCGGCGGCGGGCATGGGGGCATATCCGCGACCTCCTCCCCTACATCGAGGAGGTCAGTGTGGAGGGCGTCACCGAGCGGGTGGTGATGACCACCCTGCAGGAGCGCTACGCCCCCGGGACCATCCCCTCCTTTCTCATCTCCGACGGCACGATCAACCTCACGGCCATGGTGGTGCTCCTCTATTTCGAAGACCGCCCGGTGGTGATCATCGAGGAACCGGAGAGAAACATCCACCCCCACCTCATCGCACGCCTGGTGGCGATGATGCAGGACGTCTCCGACCACCTGGGCCGCCAGGTCCTGGTCACCACCCATCACCCCGAGGTGGTGAAGTATGCGGGCAGAGAGGACATCCTGCTCGTGCGGCGGGACGATGAGGGGAACTCGGTGATCTCCCGCCCCTCCGAGCGGGAGGATCTGGAGGTCTTTCTCGAGACGATGGGCATCGACGAGCTCTATGTGCAGGACCTGCTCTGA